In Poecile atricapillus isolate bPoeAtr1 chromosome 1, bPoeAtr1.hap1, whole genome shotgun sequence, the sequence CACACACTGTAGGAAGAAAGAAGctttgaaaacaacaaaaatgcaCCAAAAAGCAAAGACTTAAtatcaaaatatgtatttcacCTGTGCTTTAAGAATAATAAGTTAGCAAAGAATACAGTCTTTGGAAAGCTTAGCTCTATATAATTGGGATGGAACTACAAAGGAGATAAAATATAACCAAAGTTCATACCTAGCAAAATGCAAGTAGCACAATCTGGTAAATATAATTcaggttttgttgttttacCTTAGTCAAATTGATCTCTTTGATAACACATGGCTCCTTATCCGTTTTTCCTTCTGCCAAGAATATTTTGCCAAAAGATCCTTCTCCAATTTGTTTAATGATTTCATATTTATCCATTATGTATTCGTTTTAGAGCAGTggctaaaataaaaattccccaaattagTACTGCACATAGTCAGTGCTTTAACATCTGAGTTGGTGCTACTGAAATAGACACTACCTTTTAAGAATgtcatttttattactttttataaCGCTACTGCTGttgattttttcctaaaaatatcaTGTCCTGGAAGTATGCAAATTATTGCAGAATTTAACTTTTAATAAGCAGTAAGTTTATGAGTGTCTCATAAGGAAAAGCACAGTGCACCCTAAAGTTAATGCATGGGAAGCAAGTACAGAATACTGTGTAGAATTATGATAGGATTTTGTAAAACGTGACATCATTTTGTGAATGGAACAAAACTgcagaatttatattttaattggaaaaaacaTAAATCACCTATTCCATATTGATTTAGTCTATATTAAGGCGATCTAACGTCGTCAGCAAAATGAAAAGCCGCAGGAGACCATGGCCAAGTGAAGTAGCAGTAGTCTGGAAACCCCTGTGAGGAGCACTGAAGTCACTGGGTACTTGCAGTGCTTCCATAGAAAAGCTGCACACCTAAATACGAGCAAACACTACAAAACTGTTCTTATTAGCAGTCCTGAGTTTTAGCAAGGGAGATTAGCTCCGATACCAGACGTTCCCTGCCAGGCAAGCTCTGCGACAGGCTCCATCACCGGCAGCCTCCGAGGCAccggcagtgccagcagggcgACCTTGGGACGTTCGGGATTTCGGTGTCTGGCTGACAGCCAGCTGCTGTTGGCAGCCACAGGTGACAAGCGGCACTCTGGGGGACAGATGTCCGCGCAGGGCACAGGGTGCGCTCCGCCCGGGCTCGGTCCCGCATCCCTGGGCGACAGCCCGGTCCCCGCCGGACACGGGGCGCAGGGGAGGGCGCCCGGGCCGGCACCGCCCGCGCAGCAGCGCCTGTCCCGAGTCCCGGGGGCCGctcggccgggccgggccgggccggacACGCCGCGGCAGTGCGGGAAGGGCCCCGCGGGAATGCCGCGCTCCGGCCGCCCTGCGTCCCCATGGCGACGGGACGCGCCGCAGGGCAGCCCTCGCCGGGACCTCCCTGCCCTGCCGTCatgcccggcccggcccggcccggctcggtTCGGCCGGCCCCAACCCCCGCAGCGGCCGGGAGCACCGGGGGGACGCGGTACCTGCGTGAGCTCAGCCGCCTCCGGAGCCCGGCCGGCCGCGGGGAGGAGCCGGCCCCGCTCCGAGCCCGCCGGAGGAGTGGCGTTTGCAGAGCCCTTCGGGAGCGGCAGCAGCCTCACTTCCCTGCCACAAAGCACCCTCCTCCTCCCGGCCGCGGACACAGGATCGTGGCTGCGTGGTCAGTGGCCCGAAAGGAAATCTCGACTGCCTCAAGGTCTTGAATCCTGGGTGGAAACTCACGTACCAGCCTACGTGCAGGTGGGTATAGGGGAGGTATGAACTGGCTCTGCACCAGAACTACAGAGTTCCTAAAGCTTTCCTTGTGTATTATTCCTAATATTATTCATTACAGGGACATCGTCCGGGACAGCTTCCCCAGGAGAACTCTGCCAAGAGCATTTGTGCTCTCCCTTGCCACATTTTTCTTGTAAAGTGTCTATTTATTACCCAGTAAccagaacagagcccaaacttGACATTGCCCATAGCGCTCTCCACAGCAAAAGTGTGTCTCCCATCAAAGTTCGAAAATTTGTCCTTATTCATTGAtacatttgctttctttcacACATGCAGGGGCATATAAAAATTTTTCATTGAACCAAGGCAAAAGTTCAGTCTCAAAGAGTTTTCAGGGGATTACTAATTGCACAAACTAAGCCTCAACTATTTATCATAGTCTATTTCCCATAATATACCCTTCAAACATCAGTTATACAAATGTGTGTACTGGGTTTGTGTGGCAGGGTTTTGGTAGCAGAGGGGTGGCATCCACCAGAAGCTTCTCACATGTGtgacagagccaatgccagccagctccaagacAGACCCACCCAACTGTGTCCCCATCCGtgcccccctctctccccttttcTGATCTGTTATCCCGGAGGCCCCACCACCATCACCGACAGGCTCGGCCTTGACCAGTGAAGTGAAATTGAGTCCAGGAAGAAGGGAGGGTGGGAGAAAAGTGTTCTAAGATTTGGGTTTATGTTTCATTACTCTGCTCTGATTTGGTTGGTAATAAATCAATTTCCTCAAGTTGAGTCTGTTTTACCTGTaactggtgagtgatctctccctgtgctcctctTGACCCATGAGACTTTAATTTTCTCTCCCgtgcccagctgaggaggggagtgacAGAGAGGCCTTGGTGGCACCTGGTATCCAGCATCAACCCACCACAATGCTGCATTTCACTATGTACTCAGGAAAAACACCTCTACTCCTTCTCAGAGTGCTACACCATCTCCTTGAAACATGACAGGAGGACAATTTGAATAATGCTATAATTTCACTGAACATTTCTGCAAAGCTACTACCAACtccaaatatatttaatacatGGACTTGCTTAGCTATCTGCAAGTGTTCTTTCTAAAAAAGTTTATTGTGCATTTTCCATCCTCCATTTTGTGATATAGTAAACATGCCCACACAATTTTTTTTGACAGAAATTATTCAATGAATAACCAATTATTAACAAGAACTTGGATACCAGCACACCTAACTTCACTCATTGCAAGTGAATTCAAGTTTTCAGTCACTCTGTTTCAATACCATTTTCAGTTCTGACACCCAGTCTGGGTCATCTTCTTCAAAGTCCCTAAAAATAGATTtcaaaaaatgttattttggaaagcaaaatacAACTTTATAAatctttaattgcttttttccccccaaagaaATTACCCTGTAATTAGGATAAATTATGTTAAAACTATCAGCACAAGAGACCTACTTCCTGTACCACTTCGATAAAAGAACCAATAAATGTTCTCGATGGAATTTACAAAAGTAAGTTTCAACAAAAGCAAAGGTACATTAATTAAGAGACTGCAAATGTGTTGATAATCGACAGCCTGCAGCTGAACTGCAGCAATACAGGCCTATGTAGTCGTCTCCAGGCACCACAAAAATAAACAGTGACACAAACTGAGATTCTGGGAATCTGAGaaccacccccaaaacacacacacatccaaAAATCACAGCATTTTTGTTCATACATCGTAAGATATCAAATGCTACTAAATTTCAATTTCATTATGCAAGAGAGGGATGGATTTAGATGCTgagaaaaatactatttttttcagGGGAATGTTGTTATGGAAAAATCTCTTTGAGGAACCAAAGAAAACATAAATGCAAGGACATTATTTGGACATACGTGTCATCTTCATCAGATCTAGGTTCAAATCTCTCAGAATCTAAGACAACAGCTTCATGTTCACCATCTACTTCATCAGATGCTTCACTTTCAGCAGAAAGTGGACCTCTTAATATGTTTTCAGAAGctttgaaaagataaaaattaaaatgtcattaaaataatttttttaagttaaacTATTGAgaatataaacagaaaatagTCTTTCGAATTCATCCCCAGTTTGCAGCAGATTCCAGGATAAGTTGTTTCCTATTTTAGGTGGGAAAATAAACTGATAAGGCAACTGAAGTGTAGAGCAAGTATTTGTAACTGTGGCTGCGAACATCTGTAGACTGCAGCTGCCTTCAGCTGTGGATCTGATCATCTTGCCCTTGAATCAGGGCACCACTGCCTTAGTGAGGGGGGATTTACCTGATGGGGCTACTGTGCATTTCCTGCATCTCcctaacacacacacactgcacagctcAGAGGGAGGGAGAACATAGCAGGGCATCTGTGTTTTGTCACAATCTCATTCAGCTGTTGAGCTGGAAGTGAAAGCCCATCATGAAGAACTGTAGTGCAGATGTGCACTCATTAATTCCGAACTTGGCTTTTCTAAGTCCACATTTCATTTGGTAaacttaaaaaatcccaaaaggtTGCCTTTTGTGATATGAACTCAAGTGAACGATCTGTATACAGAGAAGCcatgtatgaaaaaaaaataaaaataaattgcctTTATTAATAAACCTGTTTGCAAAAGTGTTTGCCCAGAAAATGGGGATTTACCTGGTTTATAAATTGTGTATGTTTTAAATGCTAAGCTGACATCTGCATTGCTGAGCATGTCCATCAGAGTCTGAGGGGGTTCCTTGTTCCACTGCTTCCGTGGCTTATTTTCACTGTAGTTTATAACACCACCACCTGGGTATAAAATCATTCATAAATGCTATTTACATAAAATTGCATTATCAGTGTGGATGACATTCAAGATCACATTCAagagagaaatgagaaacaggaagaaacaggaagaaaagagtCTAGATAACTCCATTTGTCGCACCACTGTCCTTTCAACAAACTGAGGAAACAATGGAACCTCCTTGTGGCCAGAGAGCCCACAGGAACTGGCTGATGTGACGAGGCAGAGTCTCTGCAAACTCATGTGGTTCCTCTGCAAGTTTCACAAAATGAAACCTGAGGCTTTTTCTGAGTGCCTTTTAATAGCAGAACACTTAAATACATGCATTCCTCCATCCACTTCCCTTGCCCTGTGCGTAACTATCATGTAACATTCCTACCACACCCTAGGAATTTTCTGACTATTCATATCTTGAATATTTATTTCCACAGCATTTATTCACATTTACCTAGAACACATATCCAGAATcacattaaataattttaacaatTTCATCAATGTGGggcattttaaaattgaaatctTTCTCAGAAGAAACCTCATGGTAAGTGTTTTAATCAAAAGCTTTTAATCAAAAGCAAAATAGTCACTGCCTCACACTGAGATATATCATTGATAGTTCTTGTCACTGGCCTTAACATGTATGTTAAATCACAACAAAAGTGGAGATGTAGATGTTTTATGCTCCCAATAGTATGCTGTACTTGAAAGAAAAGGTGGTTGCATTCTGCGCCAAATGAATTGCTCACTGCTACCTCCACAAATGGTGCATTAAAAGGAGGATTGTAAGATAATTTCTTAGTGATGATTATCATTTCAGGGTTGCTAATGTTATCTGTCAGTTTCATCACTCTTTGTAATCCTCCTGTCACACAAAAACACAAATTCTCTTCAGCACAGTGAACTTTTTCAGTGTTCATTAATGAAATagtcttaaattattttaacataattttaaacATGCCATGTAAAGTTTTGGCTTTATAAATCTGTGAAGAATAATTGACATTACTTGAATTAAAAGCACATTTAGTTAGGTCTTACTTGCAGTCTCTTCAGGTGTAAAACTGGAAGAAAGCAAGGACGCATTTTCCAGGACATCCAGCGCAGTATTGGATATCCTCTTTTCCCATTGCCTCCTGTGGGCGTGTGACAGATCAGTACTTCCTGGGAGGACAGCAGAAGCTGATATTGTAAttgtaacaaaaaaaccccacggTAACCAGCATCTAACTTGATTCTATGTTCAGACTGCCCAGGCAAAGTAGTATTAAGAACCACTTAACTAGCAGTGATGTTTGATTCTATGGGTGCAAATCTGAACTGGAAAGTGTTCCCCATACATTTAATCTACTCCAAATGTATTCCAACTgtcattttttattactttgacaagaggatattttaattttattatttttttaaaaaatttcagaTGAGCAGGATGAATCAATGTACTTGAAGAAGCAACTGATGGCAGCATGGTTTTCTTGTCTGGAGTTACCTGAGCTAGTTTGAGCCACCTAAGTAGCTGTACCACTGAACTGCAGATACCAGTACACAGAAAGAAGTGCATCAGCCTTAAAGCTGTAAAACTTACCTTCTTGATAAGATTTCCTTTGTTCCCTTGTGCCTTCACTCAAACCCtcagcatttttcctttctaaggGGCTATGCTTGCTACTTTCATCTTCCCTTTGCTTTAAAAGAGTAAAGACTGTATTAATTTTTATCCTTGTTgtcaaggaaaacaaagcagtcATATAAACATGgattaattatttcagttttgctaTAAAATACCTGGCCTAAAGATTGCAAGatttgaaaactaaactaaataTCATGAAGCCAATTGCAACTGCACACTACCTATTATGGCACTGCTTTTCACACTGTGTACCCATGACAGAAAACCTCAGTTTCTGAAGCTAAGCACATATGTAGTTTTTTGATATAATTTGTcatttaaggttttttttacatttaagaacacaagaaatataaattatttacattCCCAGGGGAAACAAGATGCATCTGCGACCAAATATTAAACTTCTCAGCTTGACAGGTCtatgataagaaaaaaaaaaaaagcccctgGGCAAcgtatttcttaaaaatatacTGAATATGGCTGAGTCAGGCTATGGTAATGTACCCATAGGGGACATCTTGGCTACCTTAATTCTCCTCTCCTGAAATCTCATGTGGGATATGGGTCCTAAAACCTGGTGAGAATTATGTCCAGACTAGACTGTTTCCACAGCAGCCAGTTCTAAATGCATcccaaaagcaaagaaaatggaTAAACTtttgcaatattaaaaaaaaaaaaaaaattagaaaaaacaagaggttgtttgggttttgttttgacaGGGttataaaaaaatccactttgGAACTAAACTAAACATGGGAAGAATCAAAAAGTTATTTCCAACCAAAGAGTACTgggaaacacacagaaaaactgaaatttgaaCACTAGTAGACTGATTTATGATTTAGCATaggaataattttctgtaaaaactTATCAATAATACAGAACAttctaaattattaaaatacaagTATATTTATACTTGAATACTTACTCTATTTTCTCTCTTATTGTTTGAACTTCCACCAGCCATGACACTCCCTGATACATTAATGAACAGATCCAAGAGTTAACACTTTTAGCAAAGATTTTTGTAAAGTAGTATTCCAGAGGTATGACAGCACTGCCACTGAACCAAGCAGTGACAATTATGTGACAGCTTCTTCACACTTTTGACAACCAAGCTCATTCTCAACAGAGTCCGGCTATTATTCCATTCCAAATGTGCACTAATTGTGGTGTAGTTaaatttatgaagaaaaaagtcCCAGCATTCCCTgtctaaaaattaattaatgaacaCAACTTGCTTCACTGGGAAAGAAGGAACtgtcatatttaaaatacatgccACTGTTAAAAGTTTTGCTGATTCTAAACTGAAAAGTTTATTTCCAGTGTAAGACTTAAGACTTACAATAAGTATATTGTAGCTTTGCACTCTACTTATGTTGGAATATAATTTACATGCATTACAAGCATTTTTCCATGTAAGTTCAATAGTATTAGATTTTGagataattaaaattaaatttgtacATATAATGCTAATGTTTTATAGCTGTATAAGACCTTGTATCTCCTACTCATTTTGTCATTCCTTACATCAACAAAAATGTTACTGACTTACCCTTTTGTCTTGCAGCATTGCCTTCATGTTTCTTGGTTTCCTCTAATACTTGCCCAAACTGATTTGCCATCTGAAAGGTGTATGAAGAGATGCAAGTACTGTACCATTTTAAACTTCTTCAAACTATTGCATATACTATTTGATAAAAACAAGTACTTGTCACTATACAAACTCACTGTTCCAGCTAACAATATCTAATTTTATCAGCATCAGGTCAATATCCAACTtcaattttcaaaagaaatgtttttaaaaacctgAGTTTTCTGGGAAGTGTACAACTGTATGGCCTTTAGAGTACTACCTACACCACACTACACATTACAGTTATACACTAACAAACTACAAATTAAAAGGATTTAGTATTTAAATGTAGATAGTATTGCTTAAATCTAGAGACAAAGAATATACTATACCTCAGAAGGCAAACAATTTTTCACAAGTTTGGTTAAGCAACCTCTTGCAAGAATAGTATTGGCTGATGGACGATTCTGGGGATTTCTCTTAAACATCTGTTTTATTAAGTAATGAAGTTCATAGGAATAGTGAGATGGAAGTGGATCGTAGGACCCTTTGCATATCTTAAGGATGAGATGTTTCCAGCTATTGGCTTGAAActgcattaaaaacaaactaaCATTAGAGACAGAGTTTAAGCGTAAGGTAAAAAGTAGCTGACATAATTTAAGATAACTTCTACAAGTGAAAAGCAGATAGGAATTACTCCTATAAATTTATGATtgttcccattttatttttatagaaatCAAATTCATCAATTCATATACTTGAGAtcatccttgtgggtcctttccaactcagaatattttgtgGTTCTCTGATTTTAAGATACAGTGTTAGCTCAATGAAAGGAAACTGCTGCTTATAAAAAACTAAGACAAAATGACTCTCAGTTAGGATCTGATTTTCCTGCAAAACAAACGTACCCTGATAAGGGTTCTCATTTTACCTTTGTATCTGTATAGAGAGACAGAGGATTTAAACACATAAGAAACATagaaacaacaccaaaaaagACAGTGTCCCAGAAatgacagaaagacagaaacatTCATCAAGGTCCCCACTGTTCCAGCAGAAGAATGGTGCTTGGACAGTGACTTGTTTGATTTGAAGAATAAGCAAAGATGTATCACTGATGCAAGCTACAAAAATGTTTATTGCTTACTACATTTTgctgtatataatatatatattgtatttatatgtatagaatatattttcattagCAGAGATTTTTGCATGTCTTTGTCACCATGTCCTGGGATTATCTTGATCCTGTAAAATGCAATGCTTTTGTAACTGCAGGTATCTGGAAccagcctggcagctgctggactCAATACGCCCAGATCGTCTCACTGATATTGAGGAAAAttaaccaattaaaaaaaaccacaattatTTTCTAACAAATTTGAAAATAGAGTCTTGCACAGAAGGTCCCAGTAGGTCCGAAGAGCTGCTAAACCTGAAGTGTACAGTGGAGGAGGCATGGGAAGGGTGGAGCAATACTCCCCTcttttggaagcagcagcaagcacTTCAGTCAACTCTATAGTACAGCTAACTGCTTATTAGGTTTCAGGGAATTCCGAGACTTTTCTGATAGTCCTAAAGCTGTACTTACCGGGTGTTTTAGAGTGCACAGCTCATACAGAATACACCCCAGAGACCATATATCACTGTAGAGatagagagagataaaaaattTTGAGCCAGAAATTACAATACTTTGCTTGAAAGTGTGACATTTGATCTGTGCACCTAACTGAGCTGAATAAGCTAAAATTAAATGTAAGTAACCATAAAAGACAATACACTTATGTGGAAATGTTCTTGCTTATTTTATCCTACcctactgtaaaaaaaaagatgactGTCATACAGTTGGAGTTGGCTTTTTATTCCTAGGATGTCtcttaattaattttctccaacaatatttatatttatataatgatGTTCTATGGCCCTGAACATCAAAGAGCAGCCACACAATCCTGATTCTGAGAGCTGGAATTCTGGCCCTGCCAAAAAGAATTCTCCTACTGAGAAAAAAACTCCATCATTTTCCACCAAAAGTGAGTACTGACATTTGCACAAGAAGCAACTGAAGCCTTTCTTGcaagaagagcaggaaacaaTTTGAACTGTAGAAGGTTTCTTACCTCCCCTGGAAAATTAATCACAGTTCTTGCATAAGGACCAGAATAACTGGGCTCTGTAAATCTAAGTAATCCATTCTGTGCCATTATCCTTACATTATCTAGACTGGCATGAAGAGGTTAAAAAATCATCCATCAACCATCATCCAGAAAACCACCCCTCAAAAATAGAGATGCAAACACATACCTGTTTGTGCACATATACACACTTACAAACATACACACAAGTATGTATGTATTTACTCTCCCAAACAAACAGAGGTCTGCACACTGTTTTTCAGACTTCTAGGACTAAAGATACTGTGCTCTCAGCTACTTAAATAAAGAGGAATTTATGTATTataaccttaaaaaaaaaaaatcttaaaattcaTTAATTCTGTAAATATTCTTCAGCTCAGTATCTTCTCTGAGATAAATACGGATAAGCCACAAAGCCAGAttgaaacagcaataaaaaaacccatccaTCAGTCAGGCATTATTTGTGACCACTGAAAACACAACTACCTTTTGTTGTTGTATGGCAGGCTTTCCCATATTTCTGGAGGTACATAATAAGGAGTTCCCACATAGGTGCAGGCATATGACATCGGACTAATGAAAGCACAAAGAAGAAATTCCAGGTGAAAAGTAATGATTTATGAACTCTGTACTGTTTGTCAATGGTAAAATAAAACTTGACACCACTGAGATCAGTTGAGATGTCCACATACTGTGCAAGAAGGCGTG encodes:
- the NEK3 gene encoding serine/threonine-protein kinase Nek3 isoform X1, producing MEGYNVLKVLGEGSFGRAVLVHHRISDQKYVMKEIRLPMSSCGVENSRKEAVLLAKMKHPNIVAFKESFEADGHLYIVMEYCDDGDLMQKIKHQGGNLFPEDTILHWFVQMCLAVKHIHDKRVLHRDIKSKNVFLTQSGKVKLGDFGSARLLAHPMSYACTYVGTPYYVPPEIWESLPYNNKSDIWSLGCILYELCTLKHPFQANSWKHLILKICKGSYDPLPSHYSYELHYLIKQMFKRNPQNRPSANTILARGCLTKLVKNCLPSEMANQFGQVLEETKKHEGNAARQKGSVMAGGSSNNKRENRQREDESSKHSPLERKNAEGLSEGTREQRKSYQEGSTDLSHAHRRQWEKRISNTALDVLENASLLSSSFTPEETASGGVINYSENKPRKQWNKEPPQTLMDMLSNADVSLAFKTYTIYKPASENILRGPLSAESEASDEVDGEHEAVVLDSERFEPRSDEDDTDFEEDDPDWVSELKMVLKQSD
- the NEK3 gene encoding serine/threonine-protein kinase Nek3 isoform X2, which translates into the protein MEGYNVLKVLGEGSFGRAVLVHHRISDQKYVMKEIRLPMSSCGVENSRKEAVLLAKMKHPNIVAFKESFEADGHLYIVMEYCDDGDLMQKIKHQGGNLFPEDTILHWFVQMCLAVKHIHDKRVLHRDIKSKNVFLTQSGKVKLGDFGSARLLAHPMSYACTYVGTPYYVPPEIWESLPYNNKSDIWSLGCILYELCTLKHPFQANSWKHLILKICKGSYDPLPSHYSYELHYLIKQMFKRNPQNRPSANTILARGCLTKLVKNCLPSEMANQFGQVLEETKKHEGNAARQKGSVMAGGSSNNKRENRQREDESSKHSPLERKNAEGLSEGTREQRKSYQEGGGVINYSENKPRKQWNKEPPQTLMDMLSNADVSLAFKTYTIYKPASENILRGPLSAESEASDEVDGEHEAVVLDSERFEPRSDEDDTDFEEDDPDWVSELKMVLKQSD